In Acinetobacter piscicola, a single window of DNA contains:
- the cyoD gene encoding cytochrome o ubiquinol oxidase subunit IV → MSHDHNSAGASHGNVKQYTIGFIVSVLLTIVPFYMAMHPADFGRGAIVATIAITAVAQVLVQLVFFLHMNSSSEQRWNVIAFIYTILCIAVLLIGSVWIMNYLHSNMML, encoded by the coding sequence ATGAGTCACGATCATAATTCTGCAGGTGCTTCACATGGTAATGTGAAACAATATACGATTGGTTTTATTGTTTCTGTATTACTGACCATTGTTCCATTCTATATGGCAATGCATCCAGCTGACTTCGGTCGTGGTGCAATTGTAGCGACCATTGCGATTACAGCTGTAGCACAGGTTCTTGTTCAATTAGTCTTCTTCTTGCACATGAACTCTTCATCAGAACAACGTTGGAACGTAATTGCATTCATTTACACAATCTTGTGTATCGCAGTTCTTCTGATTGGTTCTGTATGGATCATGAACTACTTACATTCAAACATGATGCTCTAG
- the cyoB gene encoding cytochrome o ubiquinol oxidase subunit I: protein MSVLFGKLNWDSIPYQEPIVLVTMIIMAIGAAALLGGITYFKKWGYLWNTWFTSVDHKKIGIMYIIVSVVMLVRGFADAIMMRLQLFLAKGGGEGYLHPDHYDQIFTAHGVIMIFFVAMGLVVGMMNITVPLQIGARDVAFPLLNSLSFWLFAGAAGLMMASLVLGEFAATGWMAYPPLSGIQYSPGVGVDYYIWALQVSGLGTLLTGVNFFVTIIKMRAPGMGLMDMPIFTWTALCTAVLIIASFPVLTATIAMLTLDRYFDFHFFTNELGGSPMLYVNLIWTWGHPEVYILILPAFGIYSEIVSTFSRKTLFGYKSMVYATIAITVLAFVVWLHHFFTMGAGANVNAFFGIMTMIIAIPTGVKIFSWLFTMYKGRITFTSPMYWTLGFLVTFGIGGLTGVLMAVPPADFLVHNSLFLIAHFHNVIIGGVVFGMFAGITFYWPKMFGWKLNETWGKASFWFWFFGFYFAFMPLYILGFMGMTRRLNTYDNPEWDPYLAIAFFGSILVAIGIFCFVMQIVVGFLQRENNMDHTGDPWDGRVLEWSTSSPAPFYNFAQLPKINGIDTFWNDKENGVAYARPTKYEDIHMPTDRAAGFVIAMFITVMGLALVWHIWWLVIATFLGAVISFIVSSFTKKVDYYVPAAEVERIENERYALLEKHLKKD, encoded by the coding sequence ATGTCTGTATTATTCGGTAAACTCAACTGGGACTCGATCCCTTATCAAGAGCCTATCGTACTGGTGACCATGATCATCATGGCAATCGGTGCTGCTGCGCTTCTTGGTGGTATCACCTATTTTAAAAAATGGGGCTACTTGTGGAATACTTGGTTCACTTCTGTAGACCATAAAAAAATTGGTATCATGTATATTATCGTATCTGTTGTCATGCTTGTGCGTGGTTTCGCGGATGCGATCATGATGCGTCTTCAACTGTTCCTTGCAAAAGGTGGCGGTGAAGGTTACTTACATCCTGACCATTACGACCAGATCTTTACCGCGCATGGCGTGATCATGATCTTCTTCGTAGCAATGGGTCTTGTTGTTGGTATGATGAACATCACTGTACCTTTACAAATTGGTGCACGTGACGTTGCATTCCCATTATTGAACTCTTTAAGCTTCTGGTTATTTGCTGGTGCTGCGGGTCTGATGATGGCATCACTTGTATTGGGTGAATTTGCTGCAACAGGTTGGATGGCTTATCCTCCTCTTTCAGGTATTCAATATTCTCCTGGTGTTGGGGTTGACTACTATATCTGGGCACTTCAGGTTTCAGGTTTAGGTACGCTTTTAACAGGTGTTAACTTCTTTGTTACCATCATCAAAATGCGTGCACCTGGCATGGGTCTTATGGATATGCCGATCTTTACTTGGACTGCACTTTGTACAGCAGTATTGATCATTGCATCTTTCCCTGTGTTAACTGCAACAATTGCAATGTTAACGCTTGACCGTTACTTCGATTTCCATTTCTTCACCAATGAGCTTGGCGGTAGCCCAATGCTATATGTGAACTTGATTTGGACTTGGGGTCATCCAGAAGTATATATTCTGATCTTACCTGCTTTTGGTATTTACTCAGAAATCGTTTCAACATTCTCTCGCAAAACATTGTTTGGTTACAAATCAATGGTATATGCGACTATCGCGATCACAGTTCTTGCGTTCGTGGTATGGTTACACCACTTCTTTACGATGGGTGCTGGTGCCAACGTTAACGCGTTCTTCGGTATCATGACCATGATTATTGCGATCCCTACAGGTGTGAAAATCTTCTCTTGGTTATTCACCATGTATAAAGGTCGTATTACATTTACATCACCAATGTACTGGACACTTGGCTTCCTTGTGACTTTCGGTATCGGTGGTTTAACTGGTGTATTAATGGCTGTTCCACCAGCTGACTTCTTAGTACACAACTCATTATTCTTGATTGCTCACTTCCATAACGTAATTATTGGTGGTGTGGTATTCGGTATGTTCGCAGGGATCACTTTCTACTGGCCAAAAATGTTTGGTTGGAAGTTAAATGAAACTTGGGGCAAAGCTTCTTTCTGGTTCTGGTTCTTCGGTTTCTATTTTGCATTCATGCCACTTTATATCCTTGGTTTCATGGGTATGACTCGTCGTCTGAATACATATGACAACCCTGAATGGGATCCATACCTTGCAATTGCATTCTTTGGTTCTATCCTTGTTGCAATTGGTATCTTCTGCTTCGTTATGCAAATTGTTGTGGGCTTCTTACAACGCGAAAACAACATGGACCACACAGGTGACCCATGGGATGGTCGTGTTCTTGAATGGTCTACTTCATCACCTGCGCCATTCTATAACTTTGCGCAACTTCCTAAGATCAATGGTATTGATACTTTCTGGAATGACAAAGAAAATGGTGTAGCATATGCACGTCCTACGAAATATGAAGATATTCATATGCCAACTGACCGAGCTGCTGGCTTTGTGATAGCAATGTTCATCACAGTAATGGGCTTAGCTTTGGTATGGCACATCTGGTGGCTTGTTATTGCAACTTTCTTAGGTGCCGTAATCAGTTTCATCGTAAGTTCATTTACGAAAAAAGTGGATTACTATGTACCTGCTGCTGAAGTAGAACGTATCGAAAATGAACGTTATGCTTTACTTGAAAAACACTTGAAGAAGGACTAA
- a CDS encoding HAD family hydrolase, producing MSQNQIKVIAFDVFGTLARIKQKISPYKKFIQWLHRQGHTSQISDAVTVMSINGDFQDIATHLGYQIPPAFLDELNTELQTELAQIELFADTLPTLNQLKENGYKIVLCSNSATPYGIHIRSLITEIDIYAWSYEVHACKPDPNIYQFIVDQLHCTAKEVLFVGDTPLADIQGPTAFGMSAKLIDRKNGQTLHDVLNDYL from the coding sequence ATGTCACAAAACCAGATCAAAGTCATTGCTTTCGATGTTTTTGGCACACTCGCTAGAATAAAACAGAAAATATCCCCTTATAAAAAATTCATTCAATGGTTACACAGGCAAGGACATACATCACAAATAAGCGATGCTGTCACCGTCATGTCTATAAATGGTGATTTTCAAGACATTGCGACACATTTAGGTTATCAAATTCCACCAGCATTTTTAGATGAACTCAATACTGAACTTCAGACAGAATTAGCGCAAATTGAACTTTTTGCAGATACCCTTCCCACCTTAAACCAGCTAAAAGAAAATGGTTATAAAATCGTGCTGTGTTCCAATTCAGCAACTCCTTATGGGATTCACATTCGTTCATTGATTACAGAGATTGACATATATGCATGGAGTTATGAAGTCCATGCTTGCAAACCAGATCCTAATATTTATCAATTTATTGTAGATCAACTCCATTGCACAGCCAAAGAGGTCTTATTTGTTGGTGATACACCACTGGCGGATATTCAAGGTCCAACAGCCTTTGGGATGTCTGCCAAATTAATTGACCGTAAAAATGGTCAAACGTTACATGATGTTTTAAACGACTATTTATAA
- the cyoE gene encoding heme o synthase, with protein MLKKYLFLTKPGILFGNFVTTLGGFFLAAQGSVDFLLLLITLLGTTLVVASGCVVNNVIDQDIDQKMQRTMNRALVKKTISPQIALIFSAVLGLLGFGLLWFFVNAYAFGFAVLGFVVYVIFYSLWTKRTTIHQTVIGSISGASPPVIGYTAVSNEFDVAALLVFLAYALWQMPHSWGIAVYRFDDYKNAGVPILPVARSIYRTKVESLIYVILFAAVLNGLYCFGYTNIFFLIIFNAMSAYWVYLSIIGFKAENDQVWAKRYFLYSVILITALSFSFSFTYTSPAPHLPLF; from the coding sequence ATGTTGAAGAAGTATTTATTCCTGACTAAGCCAGGAATTCTCTTCGGTAACTTCGTTACCACTTTGGGCGGCTTTTTCTTAGCCGCTCAAGGTTCTGTAGATTTCCTCTTACTTCTCATTACATTACTCGGTACAACACTGGTGGTTGCATCAGGTTGTGTAGTGAATAATGTCATTGACCAAGACATTGACCAAAAAATGCAACGCACGATGAACCGTGCTTTAGTCAAAAAAACCATTAGCCCACAAATTGCTTTAATCTTTTCAGCAGTTTTAGGTCTTTTAGGCTTTGGCTTGTTGTGGTTTTTTGTCAACGCCTACGCATTTGGCTTTGCGGTATTGGGCTTTGTCGTTTATGTGATTTTTTATAGTCTTTGGACAAAACGTACAACCATTCACCAAACTGTGATTGGCAGTATTTCTGGTGCAAGTCCTCCTGTAATCGGTTATACCGCTGTTTCAAATGAATTTGATGTTGCTGCGCTATTGGTTTTCTTAGCTTACGCGCTTTGGCAAATGCCACATTCATGGGGAATTGCAGTTTACCGTTTTGATGACTATAAAAATGCGGGTGTTCCCATCCTTCCTGTGGCACGTTCAATTTATCGCACTAAAGTTGAAAGTTTGATTTATGTGATTTTGTTTGCTGCGGTGTTGAATGGTTTATATTGTTTTGGCTATACCAATATTTTCTTCTTGATTATCTTTAATGCGATGTCTGCATATTGGGTCTATCTGTCGATTATTGGCTTCAAAGCTGAAAATGACCAAGTTTGGGCAAAACGTTATTTCTTATATTCAGTAATTCTGATTACGGCTTTAAGTTTTAGCTTTAGTTTTACTTACACCTCCCCTGCACCACATTTACCCCTGTTTTAA
- the rplI gene encoding 50S ribosomal protein L9 yields MDIILLQRIKNLGKLGDKVSVKAGYGRNYLIPQGKAVAATEANTAAFEARRAELEKQEAEVLAAAQARADQLNEVNIVITAKAGDEGKLFGSIGTRDIADALTNAGLEVDRAEVRLPNGALRNTGEFNIAIQLHHDVVAEVLVTIVSE; encoded by the coding sequence GTGGATATTATCTTATTACAACGTATTAAAAATCTTGGTAAATTAGGCGATAAAGTATCAGTTAAAGCTGGTTACGGCCGTAACTACTTGATCCCTCAAGGTAAAGCAGTTGCTGCGACTGAAGCAAATACTGCTGCTTTTGAAGCACGTCGTGCTGAACTTGAGAAACAAGAAGCTGAAGTATTAGCTGCTGCTCAAGCTCGTGCTGACCAATTGAACGAAGTAAATATCGTAATCACTGCGAAAGCGGGTGACGAAGGTAAATTATTCGGTTCAATCGGTACGCGCGACATCGCTGACGCGTTAACAAATGCTGGTCTTGAAGTTGACCGTGCAGAAGTTCGTTTACCAAACGGTGCACTTCGTAACACTGGTGAATTCAACATCGCAATCCAATTGCATCACGATGTTGTTGCAGAAGTTCTCGTTACTATCGTATCTGAGTAA
- the cyoC gene encoding cytochrome o ubiquinol oxidase subunit III has translation MAEVLHHDNHGHDEHHHHDDTDITVFGFWTYLMSDLILFGTLFIAFAVLSSHIPPGTPSPKDLFGESLGFVLTETFALLISSVTFGFAVLASYKKNVGQVLTWLAITWVFGASFIGMELYEFNHLVHAGHGPSTSAFLSAFFTLVGTHGIHVTSGLVWMLVLMIQIKKNGLTLPNTRRLACLSLFWHFLDIVWICVFSVVYLMGVI, from the coding sequence ATGGCTGAAGTACTTCATCACGATAACCATGGACATGATGAACATCATCACCACGATGATACCGACATCACTGTCTTTGGTTTTTGGACCTACTTGATGAGTGACTTGATTTTATTCGGTACACTCTTCATCGCGTTCGCTGTATTAAGCAGTCATATTCCACCTGGAACACCAAGTCCAAAAGATTTATTTGGTGAGTCTTTAGGTTTCGTTTTAACTGAAACTTTTGCTCTCTTGATCTCTTCTGTGACTTTTGGTTTTGCAGTACTTGCTTCATACAAGAAAAATGTAGGTCAAGTTTTAACTTGGCTAGCAATTACTTGGGTATTTGGTGCATCTTTTATCGGTATGGAACTTTATGAGTTTAATCATTTAGTTCATGCTGGTCATGGTCCAAGCACGAGTGCGTTCTTATCTGCGTTCTTTACTCTAGTGGGTACGCATGGTATTCACGTGACTTCTGGTTTGGTATGGATGCTCGTGTTAATGATTCAAATCAAGAAAAATGGTTTGACTCTACCAAATACACGTCGTCTTGCTTGCTTAAGCTTGTTCTGGCACTTCCTTGACATCGTTTGGATCTGTGTATTCAGCGTCGTTTACTTAATGGGAGTTATCTAA
- the cyoA gene encoding ubiquinol oxidase subunit II, giving the protein MRQTILAVLSLSTIAALLTGCGGDMVLLNSKGPVAEGQSNLMMTAIYLMLLVVIPSIIMALWFGWKYRASNKDADYKPTWAHSTAIEIVVWGVPVIIIGILAYLTWWGSHKYDPYRPLESDKAPVTIQVIAEQFKWIFIYPEQQIATVNEIRFPEKTPVNFRITSNFTMNSFFIPKLAGQIYAMAGMQTQLHVLADETGVYRGFSSNYSGYGFTQMRFLAHSVTEPEFNSWVEAVKTGQGTSINPEAQQKTVLDAAEFAALKDGDRSKHQIENMVKNAHTPEEKALAEEAERKGPFPTKPYPVTYYSSVEPNLFESIINKYMSNYHGADHSAQAGAEHVNAEHATASVEE; this is encoded by the coding sequence ATGAGACAAACGATTTTAGCTGTATTGTCTTTATCTACGATTGCCGCACTTTTAACAGGGTGTGGTGGTGATATGGTACTTCTAAACTCTAAAGGTCCAGTTGCTGAAGGTCAAAGTAACCTGATGATGACTGCGATCTATTTAATGCTATTGGTTGTAATTCCTTCGATCATTATGGCATTGTGGTTTGGTTGGAAATATCGCGCATCGAATAAAGACGCAGACTATAAACCTACATGGGCACATTCAACTGCAATTGAGATTGTAGTATGGGGTGTTCCTGTAATTATTATTGGTATTCTTGCGTATTTAACATGGTGGGGTTCACATAAATATGACCCATACCGTCCGCTCGAATCTGACAAAGCGCCTGTAACTATTCAAGTTATTGCTGAACAGTTTAAATGGATCTTTATCTATCCTGAACAACAAATTGCAACTGTTAACGAAATTCGTTTCCCTGAAAAAACGCCAGTTAACTTTAGAATTACCTCTAACTTTACAATGAACTCTTTCTTCATTCCTAAGTTAGCAGGTCAAATTTATGCAATGGCAGGTATGCAAACTCAGTTACACGTATTAGCTGATGAAACTGGCGTATATCGTGGTTTCTCTTCTAACTATAGTGGTTATGGTTTCACACAAATGCGCTTCTTGGCTCATTCTGTTACTGAACCAGAATTCAACAGCTGGGTAGAAGCAGTTAAAACAGGTCAAGGAACTTCAATTAATCCTGAAGCTCAACAAAAAACTGTTTTAGATGCAGCAGAGTTTGCAGCGCTTAAAGATGGTGACCGTTCAAAACATCAGATTGAGAACATGGTCAAAAATGCGCATACTCCAGAAGAAAAAGCACTTGCAGAAGAAGCTGAACGTAAAGGTCCATTCCCTACTAAGCCGTATCCTGTAACTTACTATTCTTCAGTTGAGCCTAATTTGTTCGAAAGCATTATCAATAAATACATGAGCAACTACCACGGTGCAGATCATTCTGCGCAAGCGGGCGCTGAACATGTTAATGCTGAACATGCAACTGCTTCAGTAGAGGAATAA
- the rpsF gene encoding 30S ribosomal protein S6: MRHYEIVILVHPDQSDQVVGMVERYISHIKDAEGQIHRLEDWGRRQLAYPINKIHKAHYILMNVECNQTTLNELEELFRYNDAILRNVIIRRENAITEESLLAKSAEEKRARKAQREEAQQAQDSAEA; the protein is encoded by the coding sequence ATGCGTCACTACGAAATCGTAATTCTGGTACACCCAGACCAAAGCGATCAAGTGGTAGGTATGGTAGAACGCTATATCTCTCACATTAAAGATGCTGAAGGTCAAATTCACCGTCTTGAAGATTGGGGCCGTCGCCAATTGGCTTACCCAATTAACAAAATTCACAAAGCGCACTACATTTTAATGAACGTTGAATGTAATCAAACTACGCTTAACGAATTGGAAGAATTATTCCGTTACAACGATGCTATTCTTCGTAACGTTATTATTCGTCGTGAAAACGCTATCACTGAAGAGTCTTTATTGGCTAAGAGTGCTGAAGAAAAACGTGCGCGTAAAGCTCAACGTGAAGAAGCACAACAAGCTCAAGACTCTGCTGAAGCATAA
- the ppsA gene encoding phosphoenolpyruvate synthase → MEARVIGLEKLGKHDVEIVGGKNSSLGEMISHLANAGVSVPGGFATTADAYREFLEQSGLNAKINAELATLNVDDVNALAETGAKIRQWIVDTPLTAGLEQEVREAFTALSNGNPDIAVAVRSSATAEDLPDASFAGQQETFLNIRGIDNVLIAIKEVFASLYNDRAIAYRVHQNFAHDIVALSAGVQRMVRSETGAAGVMFTLDTESGFREAVFITASYGLGEMVVQGAVNPDEFYISKPLLRAGKHSVIRRNLGSKHQKMIYGEEGAAGKSVVVVDVEKAERQQFALNDLELQELAKQALIIEEHYKAPMDIEWAKDGDDGQIYIVQARPETVKSRENVGTMERYLLKQKGTVLCEGRSIGQRIGSGKVRIVTSIKEMDKVQPGDVLVSDMTDPDWEPVMKRAAAIVTNRGGRTCHAAIIARELGVPAIVGCGNATEVLTDGQEVTVSCAEGDTGFIYEGALDFEIQRNSIESMPALPFKVMMNVGNPDRAFDFAQIPNAGIGLARLEFIINRMIGVHPKALLNIDSLPRETRAAVMARTAGYSSPIEFYVEKLVEGISTLAAAFADKPVIVRMSDFKSNEYANLIGGKLYEPEEENPMLGFRGASRYVSDNFRDCFELECRALKKARDEMGLTNIQIMIPFVRTVNEAKRVIELLAANGLKRGENGLKVIMMCELPTNALLAEQFLEHFDGFSIGSNDLTQLTLGLDRDSGIVSHLFDERDAAVKVLLSMAIHACRKAGKYVGICGQGPSDHPDLAKWLMEQGIESVSLNPDSVLDTWFFLAEEKSKA, encoded by the coding sequence TTGGAAGCACGCGTAATCGGTCTAGAAAAACTAGGGAAACACGACGTTGAGATCGTGGGTGGTAAAAACTCTTCACTTGGAGAAATGATCAGTCATTTAGCAAATGCTGGTGTATCCGTACCTGGTGGATTTGCAACAACTGCTGACGCTTATCGTGAATTCCTAGAGCAAAGCGGTCTTAATGCTAAAATTAATGCTGAACTTGCGACATTAAATGTTGACGATGTAAACGCACTTGCTGAAACAGGCGCAAAAATTCGTCAATGGATTGTAGATACTCCACTTACAGCGGGACTTGAACAAGAAGTCCGTGAAGCTTTCACTGCACTTTCAAATGGTAATCCAGACATTGCCGTTGCTGTACGTTCTTCTGCAACTGCCGAAGACTTGCCTGATGCTTCATTCGCAGGTCAACAAGAAACGTTCTTAAACATCCGTGGAATAGACAACGTTCTGATCGCGATTAAAGAAGTATTTGCATCACTTTATAATGACCGTGCGATTGCTTACCGTGTACACCAAAACTTTGCACATGACATTGTTGCATTATCTGCAGGTGTTCAGCGCATGGTACGTTCTGAAACAGGTGCTGCAGGTGTCATGTTTACACTGGATACAGAGTCTGGTTTCCGTGAAGCTGTATTTATCACAGCTTCTTATGGCTTGGGTGAAATGGTAGTACAAGGTGCAGTCAACCCTGACGAATTCTATATTTCTAAACCACTTCTACGTGCAGGTAAACATTCAGTAATCCGTCGTAACCTTGGCTCTAAACACCAAAAAATGATTTATGGTGAAGAAGGTGCTGCAGGTAAATCTGTTGTTGTGGTCGACGTTGAAAAAGCTGAACGTCAACAATTTGCTTTAAATGATCTAGAACTTCAAGAATTGGCTAAACAAGCCCTCATTATTGAAGAGCATTATAAAGCGCCAATGGACATCGAATGGGCGAAAGACGGTGATGACGGTCAAATCTATATCGTTCAAGCCCGTCCTGAAACAGTAAAAAGCCGTGAAAATGTCGGCACAATGGAACGCTACCTACTTAAACAAAAAGGTACAGTGCTTTGTGAAGGTCGTTCAATCGGTCAACGTATCGGTTCTGGTAAAGTGCGTATTGTTACGTCTATTAAAGAAATGGACAAAGTACAACCAGGTGACGTTCTTGTATCTGACATGACTGACCCAGATTGGGAACCAGTGATGAAGCGTGCTGCTGCAATCGTAACGAATCGTGGTGGTCGTACTTGTCACGCTGCAATTATTGCACGTGAATTAGGTGTTCCTGCGATTGTAGGCTGTGGTAACGCAACTGAAGTCCTCACTGATGGTCAAGAAGTGACTGTTTCTTGTGCCGAAGGTGATACTGGCTTTATCTATGAAGGTGCATTAGATTTTGAAATTCAACGTAACTCAATTGAGTCTATGCCTGCACTTCCATTTAAAGTAATGATGAACGTCGGTAACCCTGACCGTGCATTTGACTTTGCACAAATTCCAAACGCAGGTATTGGTCTAGCGCGTTTAGAATTCATCATCAACCGTATGATCGGTGTGCATCCTAAAGCGTTGTTGAACATTGACAGCTTACCTCGTGAAACTCGCGCTGCTGTTATGGCACGTACTGCGGGCTACTCTTCACCGATCGAATTTTATGTTGAAAAATTAGTTGAAGGTATTTCTACACTTGCTGCTGCATTTGCTGACAAACCTGTCATTGTTCGTATGTCAGATTTTAAATCTAACGAATATGCGAACTTGATCGGCGGTAAATTGTACGAACCTGAAGAAGAAAACCCAATGTTAGGCTTCCGTGGTGCAAGCCGTTATGTATCAGACAACTTCCGTGACTGTTTTGAGCTTGAATGCCGTGCGTTGAAAAAAGCACGTGACGAAATGGGCTTAACCAACATTCAAATCATGATTCCTTTCGTTCGTACAGTAAACGAAGCGAAACGTGTGATTGAATTATTGGCTGCAAATGGCTTAAAACGTGGTGAAAATGGTCTTAAAGTGATCATGATGTGTGAATTACCAACCAATGCATTATTGGCTGAACAATTCCTTGAACACTTTGATGGTTTCTCAATCGGTTCTAATGACTTAACTCAGTTAACACTTGGTCTAGACCGTGACTCTGGTATCGTATCTCACTTGTTTGATGAGCGTGATGCTGCTGTGAAAGTATTACTTTCTATGGCAATCCACGCATGTCGTAAAGCAGGTAAATATGTAGGGATCTGTGGTCAAGGTCCTTCCGATCACCCAGATCTTGCAAAATGGCTCATGGAACAAGGTATTGAATCAGTTTCATTGAACCCTGACTCAGTGCTCGACACTTGGTTCTTCCTTGCTGAAGAAAAATCTAAAGCTTAA
- a CDS encoding RDD family protein gives MQIYLARNNQQAGPYTLEQVNQMLADQQILLTDLAWHQGMTEWKALGELTQGKLVYEPVGYTAPISLNKTEPFSNTSTPTQSSKTQQNVELAPLHSRFFAKIIDLLLWLPTSIILGLFLNTTEIQKLTSLQDQMLSKAQSNDVNQVLEIQSQMLALFPDQAWIAMFGYIFIMLAVQAYFLSKSGQSIGKKALKIKIVDEESNEKVSFLRVFVLRSILFIVIYRFLGLFAIVDLLFAFSKKRQTLHDKLVKTKVIKQ, from the coding sequence ATGCAAATTTACTTGGCGAGAAATAATCAACAGGCTGGACCATATACACTAGAGCAAGTCAACCAGATGCTTGCCGACCAACAAATCTTACTTACCGATTTGGCTTGGCATCAAGGGATGACGGAATGGAAAGCTTTGGGTGAACTTACGCAAGGTAAACTTGTTTATGAACCTGTAGGTTATACGGCTCCTATTTCATTGAATAAAACTGAGCCTTTTTCAAATACGTCTACACCAACCCAATCTAGCAAAACACAGCAAAATGTTGAACTTGCACCATTGCATTCTCGTTTTTTTGCCAAAATTATTGACCTTTTACTTTGGTTACCCACATCAATTATTTTAGGCTTATTTTTAAACACCACCGAAATTCAAAAGCTTACTAGCTTGCAAGACCAAATGCTAAGCAAAGCACAAAGCAATGATGTCAACCAAGTTTTGGAAATCCAATCGCAAATGCTTGCACTCTTCCCTGATCAAGCATGGATTGCAATGTTTGGTTATATTTTTATCATGTTAGCAGTACAAGCTTATTTTCTTTCAAAATCCGGACAAAGCATTGGTAAAAAAGCATTAAAAATTAAAATTGTCGATGAAGAAAGCAATGAAAAGGTCAGCTTTTTACGCGTGTTCGTTTTACGTTCGATTTTGTTTATTGTGATTTATCGCTTTTTAGGTTTATTTGCGATTGTCGATTTGTTATTCGCATTCAGTAAAAAACGACAAACTTTACATGATAAGTTAGTTAAGACCAAAGTCATTAAGCAATAA
- the rpsR gene encoding 30S ribosomal protein S18 produces MARFYRRRKFCRFTAENVTYIDYKDIDTLKQYITENGKIVPSRITGTKARYQRQLALAIKQARYLALIPYTDNHK; encoded by the coding sequence ATGGCACGTTTTTACCGTCGTCGCAAGTTCTGCCGCTTTACAGCTGAGAACGTTACGTACATCGACTACAAAGATATCGACACTTTAAAACAGTACATCACTGAAAATGGCAAGATCGTTCCTAGCCGTATTACAGGTACTAAAGCTCGTTACCAACGTCAATTAGCGCTTGCGATTAAACAAGCTCGCTACTTAGCGTTGATTCCTTACACTGACAATCATAAGTGA